The Thermanaerovibrio acidaminovorans DSM 6589 genome contains a region encoding:
- the ilvC gene encoding ketol-acid reductoisomerase — MAKVFYDRDGDLSVLSGKTVAVLGYGSQGHAHAQNLRDSGVSVVVGLREGSPSWSSAQADGFQVFPTEEAASRGDVVMFLMPDHVQGETFQRVRGSLKEGAALAFAHGFSIRYGTVVPPEDCDVFMIAPKSPGHLVRRMYQEGKGVPALLAVHQDASGRCRDLALAYGCAIGSGRAGIIETTFPEETETDLFGEQAVLCGGVTELVKAGFETLVEAGYQPEIAYFECLNELKLIVDMMFEGGISWMRYSVSDTAKYGDMVAGPRVIGEASRRAMRELLEDVRSGAFAERWLKENREGRPNMNRWAREEAEHQIEKVGRELRGMMPWMEPKSPPVR, encoded by the coding sequence ATGGCGAAGGTTTTCTACGATCGGGATGGGGATCTGTCGGTTCTGTCCGGCAAGACGGTGGCGGTGCTGGGCTACGGTAGCCAGGGGCATGCCCACGCCCAGAACCTGAGGGACTCGGGGGTCTCGGTGGTGGTGGGACTCAGGGAGGGCAGCCCCTCCTGGAGCTCCGCCCAGGCGGACGGTTTCCAGGTGTTCCCCACCGAGGAGGCCGCTTCCCGGGGTGACGTGGTCATGTTCCTCATGCCAGACCACGTCCAGGGGGAGACCTTCCAACGCGTCCGGGGCTCCCTCAAGGAGGGGGCCGCCCTGGCCTTCGCCCACGGGTTCTCCATCCGCTACGGCACCGTGGTGCCCCCGGAGGATTGCGACGTTTTCATGATCGCCCCCAAGAGCCCGGGACACCTGGTGAGGCGCATGTACCAGGAGGGCAAGGGGGTGCCCGCCCTTCTGGCGGTCCACCAGGACGCCTCGGGCCGGTGTCGGGACCTGGCGTTGGCCTACGGCTGCGCCATCGGCTCCGGCCGGGCGGGGATAATCGAGACCACCTTCCCGGAGGAGACCGAGACGGACCTCTTCGGCGAGCAGGCGGTCCTCTGCGGGGGCGTGACCGAGCTGGTGAAGGCGGGGTTCGAGACCCTGGTTGAGGCGGGGTACCAGCCGGAGATCGCCTACTTCGAGTGCCTTAACGAGCTGAAGCTCATCGTTGACATGATGTTCGAGGGGGGCATCTCCTGGATGCGCTACTCGGTGAGCGACACCGCCAAGTACGGGGACATGGTCGCGGGGCCTAGGGTGATCGGGGAGGCCTCCCGCAGGGCCATGAGGGAGCTCCTGGAGGACGTGCGCTCCGGGGCTTTCGCGGAACGGTGGCTCAAGGAGAATCGGGAGGGGCGCCCCAACATGAACCGGTGGGCCCGGGAAGAGGCGGAACACCAGATCGAGAAGGTGGGGCGGGAGCTCCGGGGGATGATGCCCTGGATGGAGCCCAAGTCGCCCCCCGTAAGGTGA
- a CDS encoding 2-isopropylmalate synthase translates to MTRRIRIFDTTLRDGEQAAGVNLNLHEKVQIAQRLDAMRVDVIEAGFPAASDGDMEAVRAVARIARHAAVAGLARTRENDILRAFEALKGALRPRIHVFIATSPIHMEHKLKLSPREVLEEIRRGVTLARSLVEDVEFSAEDASRSEIPFLKEAFSLAIQCGATTLNIPDTVGYAEPSEFGQFVHSVMEAVGAGDSVTWSVHCHDDLGLAVANSLAAVMAGANQVECTVNGLGERAGNASLEEVVMALRTRRDLFKAETGISTPLLYPTSRLVSRLTGIPVPPNKAIVGDNAFAHESGIHQHGVLSKRETYEIMDPRDVGAPSSSLILGKHSGSHAFRERLNEMGYNLSEEDFKAAFKLFKDLCDRKKTVTDQDIEAIVADRLVTLPETCVYELVNFSVQAASDMASATVTLKVQGEEHTDAAAGNGPVEAAYRAIDRITGLSPDLKEFRISAVSGSSDSLGEASVEISLEGRAALGRWASTDVIEAAIGAYVNALNRLSLLGVTSNG, encoded by the coding sequence ATGACCAGGCGAATACGGATATTCGACACCACCCTGAGGGACGGGGAGCAGGCGGCGGGGGTGAACCTCAACCTCCACGAGAAGGTCCAGATAGCCCAGCGGCTGGACGCCATGAGGGTTGACGTGATCGAGGCCGGGTTTCCCGCCGCCTCCGACGGGGACATGGAGGCGGTCCGGGCGGTGGCCCGGATAGCCAGACACGCGGCGGTGGCGGGGCTCGCCAGGACCCGGGAGAACGACATACTGAGGGCCTTCGAGGCCCTCAAAGGGGCCCTTCGCCCCCGGATCCACGTGTTCATCGCCACCAGCCCCATCCACATGGAGCACAAGCTGAAGCTCTCCCCCCGGGAGGTGCTGGAGGAGATCCGCCGGGGCGTCACCCTGGCCAGGAGCCTGGTGGAGGACGTGGAGTTCTCCGCCGAGGACGCCTCCCGCTCGGAGATCCCCTTCCTCAAGGAGGCCTTCTCCTTGGCGATCCAGTGCGGCGCCACCACCCTGAACATCCCCGACACGGTGGGCTACGCGGAGCCCTCGGAGTTCGGCCAGTTCGTCCACTCCGTGATGGAGGCCGTGGGGGCCGGGGACTCGGTCACCTGGTCGGTCCACTGCCACGACGACCTGGGGCTGGCGGTGGCCAACTCCCTGGCGGCGGTGATGGCGGGGGCCAACCAGGTGGAGTGCACCGTGAACGGCCTGGGGGAGCGGGCGGGGAACGCCTCCTTGGAGGAAGTGGTCATGGCCCTACGCACCCGAAGGGACCTCTTCAAGGCGGAGACCGGTATCAGCACCCCCCTCCTCTACCCCACGAGCCGGTTGGTGAGCCGCCTTACGGGCATACCGGTCCCCCCCAACAAGGCCATCGTGGGGGACAACGCCTTCGCCCACGAGTCGGGGATCCACCAGCACGGGGTACTGTCCAAGCGGGAGACCTACGAGATCATGGACCCAAGGGACGTGGGGGCCCCCTCCTCCTCACTCATCCTGGGCAAACACTCGGGCAGCCACGCCTTCCGGGAGAGGCTGAACGAGATGGGGTACAACCTGTCGGAGGAGGACTTCAAGGCGGCCTTCAAGCTCTTCAAGGACCTCTGCGACCGGAAGAAGACCGTCACCGACCAGGACATAGAGGCCATCGTGGCGGACCGGCTGGTCACCCTGCCGGAGACCTGCGTCTACGAGCTGGTGAACTTCTCCGTCCAGGCCGCATCGGACATGGCCTCCGCCACGGTTACCCTCAAGGTCCAAGGGGAAGAGCACACCGACGCGGCGGCGGGCAACGGGCCGGTGGAGGCCGCATATCGGGCCATCGACCGGATAACGGGCCTTTCGCCGGACCTCAAGGAGTTCCGCATCTCCGCCGTGAGCGGCAGCTCCGACTCCCTGGGGGAGGCGTCGGTGGAGATATCCCTAGAGGGGCGGGCCGCCCTGGGCCGGTGGGCCTCCACGGACGTGATCGAGGCCGCCATAGGGGCCTACGTTAACGCCCTGAACCGCCTGAGCCTCTTGGGGGTGACCTCCAATGGCTAG
- a CDS encoding 3-isopropylmalate dehydratase large subunit, whose amino-acid sequence MARTMIRAIMARNGGQGEEGQVVKVRVDLAFANDITAPPAITEFRRMGARRVFDPDRCAIVPDHFTPPKDMASAEQLKVCREFAREQGLLFFEPGKCGVEHAFLPQEGYVLPGEVVVGADSHTCTMGALGALGTGMGSTDLAAIWALGHTWMKVPPTVRVHLEGSFKPFVGGKDAMLHIIGTLGVDGARYRALEFHGDGVRSLSMDGRMTMANMGIECGAKAALFVPDEATLAYVAPRARRSFEPVYPDPGAAYERELTVRLDSLPPLVACPNLPSNVRPARELRDVEIHQVFIGSCTNGRIEDLRQAAKVLKGRRLHPSVRGVLIPASRRDMAAAMQEGLMEVFMEAGFSICTPSCGPCLGGHLGILAEGEVCVSTGNRNFTGRMGHPRSQVYLASPAVAAASGVMGRIWDPSELQ is encoded by the coding sequence ATGGCTAGGACCATGATACGGGCCATCATGGCCAGGAACGGGGGCCAAGGGGAGGAGGGGCAGGTGGTGAAGGTGCGGGTGGACCTCGCCTTCGCCAACGACATCACAGCCCCGCCGGCCATAACCGAGTTCCGACGCATGGGGGCCCGGCGGGTCTTCGACCCGGACCGGTGCGCCATAGTTCCCGACCACTTCACCCCCCCCAAGGACATGGCCTCCGCTGAGCAGCTCAAGGTCTGCCGAGAGTTCGCCCGGGAACAGGGACTCCTCTTCTTCGAGCCCGGCAAGTGCGGGGTGGAACACGCCTTCCTCCCCCAGGAGGGGTACGTGCTCCCCGGGGAGGTGGTGGTTGGGGCGGACAGCCACACGTGCACCATGGGGGCCCTGGGGGCCCTGGGCACCGGCATGGGCTCCACGGACCTGGCGGCCATATGGGCCCTGGGTCACACCTGGATGAAGGTGCCCCCCACGGTGAGGGTCCACCTGGAGGGGAGCTTCAAACCCTTCGTGGGGGGCAAGGACGCCATGCTCCACATCATAGGGACCCTGGGGGTGGACGGAGCCCGGTACCGGGCCCTGGAGTTCCACGGGGATGGGGTGCGCTCCCTATCCATGGACGGCCGGATGACCATGGCCAACATGGGGATCGAGTGCGGCGCCAAGGCGGCCCTCTTCGTCCCCGACGAGGCCACCCTGGCCTACGTGGCCCCCAGGGCCCGGCGATCCTTCGAGCCCGTGTACCCGGACCCGGGGGCCGCCTACGAGAGGGAGCTGACCGTGAGGCTGGACAGCCTGCCCCCCCTGGTGGCGTGCCCCAACCTGCCCTCCAACGTGCGCCCCGCCAGGGAGCTCCGGGACGTGGAGATCCACCAGGTCTTCATAGGATCCTGCACCAACGGGCGCATTGAGGACCTGCGTCAGGCGGCAAAGGTCCTCAAGGGACGCCGCCTCCACCCCAGCGTCCGAGGGGTCCTTATCCCCGCATCCCGCAGGGACATGGCCGCCGCCATGCAGGAGGGGCTGATGGAGGTCTTCATGGAGGCGGGGTTCTCCATCTGCACCCCCAGCTGCGGCCCCTGCCTAGGGGGGCACCTGGGGATCCTGGCGGAGGGGGAGGTGTGCGTCTCCACCGGCAACCGGAACTTCACCGGCCGGATGGGACACCCAAGGAGCCAGGTATACCTGGCCAGCCCTGCGGTGGCCGCCGCCAGCGGCGTCATGGGCAGGATCTGGGATCCGTCGGAACTCCAGTGA
- a CDS encoding 3-isopropylmalate dehydratase small subunit translates to MRTFCGNVWAFEDNVDTDVIIPARYLTTHAPEELGRHCMEDLDPDFPSKVQRGDMLVAGENFGCGSSREHAPLAILGCGVSCVVASSFARIFYRNAINVGLPIVEIADARSFASTGDLLEVDLPSGTLRNLTTGQVRHAPPLSGIAGEIVSSGGLVNYVRRQLGGDE, encoded by the coding sequence ATGAGAACCTTTTGCGGCAACGTTTGGGCATTCGAGGACAACGTGGACACCGACGTGATAATCCCCGCCAGGTACCTGACCACCCACGCGCCGGAGGAGCTGGGACGACACTGTATGGAGGACCTGGACCCGGACTTCCCCTCCAAGGTCCAAAGGGGGGACATGCTGGTGGCGGGGGAGAACTTCGGGTGCGGCTCCAGCCGGGAGCACGCCCCCCTGGCCATCCTGGGGTGCGGCGTCTCCTGCGTGGTGGCCTCCTCCTTCGCCAGGATCTTCTACCGGAACGCCATCAACGTGGGGCTCCCCATCGTGGAGATAGCGGACGCCCGGTCCTTCGCCTCCACCGGGGACCTGCTGGAGGTGGACCTTCCCTCCGGCACCCTGAGGAACCTCACCACCGGCCAGGTCCGGCACGCCCCTCCCCTGTCGGGGATCGCGGGGGAGATCGTATCCTCCGGGGGGCTGGTGAACTACGTCAGAAGGCAGCTGGGGGGTGACGAATAG
- a CDS encoding isocitrate/isopropylmalate dehydrogenase family protein, whose amino-acid sequence MKSYRIGLIPGDGIGPEVTAQAVKVMEAAGSLFGFSLELTHYPYGAEHYLSTRQVLPDHALEEMEGLDALLLGAIGDPRVQPGILERGILLKLRFHFDQYANIRPVRSFTPGPLGSVNAVVIRENTEDLYVGIGSTGDGAVNLPLEVTRGGYVMKGQLSAFTTPPKRFAMQVAWHTLDGAARACQYAFDLALDLGAEEVTLATKSNAVRDLYGIFENACHQVASQYESVSLRVENVDALCYKLVRSPGDFRVILCPNMFGDIVSDLLAGIGGGMGLAPSGNVGDRLSMFEPVHGSAPDIAGQDRANPVASILSGAMLLRHLGETSAAKAMEDAVQRYLSGPVEELPIEMGGRLGTRGAGDAVVRRLEESP is encoded by the coding sequence ATGAAATCCTATAGGATCGGCCTCATCCCCGGGGACGGCATCGGCCCGGAGGTGACCGCCCAGGCGGTGAAGGTGATGGAGGCGGCGGGATCCCTTTTCGGCTTCAGCCTTGAGCTGACCCACTACCCCTACGGGGCGGAGCACTACCTGTCCACCCGCCAGGTCCTGCCGGACCATGCGCTGGAGGAGATGGAGGGGCTTGACGCCCTGCTTCTGGGGGCCATCGGAGATCCAAGGGTCCAGCCGGGAATCCTCGAGAGGGGCATCTTGCTGAAACTTCGCTTCCATTTCGACCAGTACGCAAACATCCGGCCCGTAAGATCCTTCACTCCCGGTCCCCTTGGCTCAGTGAACGCAGTGGTTATCCGGGAGAACACCGAGGACCTGTACGTGGGCATCGGATCCACCGGTGACGGGGCGGTCAACCTCCCCCTGGAGGTGACCCGGGGCGGCTACGTGATGAAGGGGCAGCTGTCCGCCTTCACTACCCCACCAAAGAGGTTCGCCATGCAGGTGGCGTGGCACACCCTCGATGGGGCCGCCCGCGCCTGCCAATACGCCTTCGACCTGGCGCTGGACCTGGGGGCGGAGGAGGTCACCCTGGCCACCAAGTCCAATGCGGTCCGGGACCTGTACGGGATCTTTGAAAACGCATGCCACCAGGTGGCGTCCCAGTACGAGAGCGTGTCCCTCCGGGTGGAGAACGTGGACGCCCTCTGCTACAAGCTGGTCCGCTCCCCCGGGGACTTCCGGGTGATCCTCTGCCCCAACATGTTCGGCGACATAGTTAGCGACCTCCTGGCGGGCATCGGGGGCGGCATGGGGCTGGCCCCGTCGGGCAACGTGGGGGACCGGCTGTCCATGTTCGAGCCGGTCCACGGCTCCGCCCCGGACATAGCGGGCCAGGACCGGGCCAACCCGGTGGCTTCCATCCTCTCGGGGGCCATGCTACTCAGGCACCTGGGGGAGACCTCCGCCGCCAAGGCCATGGAGGACGCGGTCCAGCGGTACCTGTCGGGCCCCGTGGAGGAGCTCCCCATCGAGATGGGCGGGAGGCTCGGCACCCGGGGGGCGGGGGACGCGGTGGTCCGAAGGCTGGAGGAGTCCCCATGA
- the ilvB gene encoding biosynthetic-type acetolactate synthase large subunit — translation MSAMTGAQMVVRALEDLGVRHIFGIPGGPVIPLYDALHGSPLWHLLTRHEQAAAHGADAYGRITGEPGVVIGTSGPGAMNLLTGIANAYLDSSPMVALVGQVPQGSVGTDAFQEADVMGATLSMVKHSMRARRPEEIPQLLKGAFTIASSGRKGPVLVELPVDVQRASGQYRMPDRVQFRGYDPSPAYDLSWVDEARHLLTRSERPLLLAGGGVVRAFAFNELMELVEETRIPVVTTLMGKGSISERHPLCLGMVGMHGSLGGNWAVTNADVILAVGVRFSDRTTGDRGSFARGASVIHVDVDPSEFGKNVAPAVRGWCDAKSALGALRRALGGWRAPADWGEAILGHTAHSPLPRGDGMSHPWEVMEALSEVAGGGLYTTEVGQHQMWAAMHLKVERPGSFITSGGLGTMGFGLPAAMGCALASPGDRVICIAGDGSLMMNVQELDTLARYNLPVKVVLLNNRCLGMVRQWQELFFQERYSNTIYNRSPDFPCLAEAMGVRGLRCERPGELRGRLEEMMGLEGPCLLEVPIPQEDLVLPMVPAGEPLERVLTHRHRL, via the coding sequence ATGAGCGCCATGACCGGCGCCCAGATGGTGGTGAGGGCCCTGGAGGACCTGGGGGTTAGGCACATTTTCGGGATCCCCGGCGGCCCGGTGATCCCCCTCTACGACGCCCTGCACGGAAGCCCCCTGTGGCACCTCTTGACCCGGCACGAGCAGGCGGCGGCCCACGGGGCGGACGCCTACGGACGCATCACCGGGGAGCCCGGAGTGGTGATAGGCACCTCCGGCCCGGGGGCCATGAACCTCCTCACCGGCATAGCCAACGCCTACCTGGACTCCTCCCCCATGGTGGCCCTGGTTGGACAGGTACCCCAGGGGTCAGTGGGCACCGATGCGTTCCAGGAGGCGGACGTGATGGGGGCCACCCTCTCGATGGTGAAGCACTCCATGAGGGCCCGGCGTCCGGAGGAGATCCCCCAGCTGCTGAAGGGGGCCTTCACCATCGCGTCCAGCGGCCGCAAGGGCCCCGTGCTGGTGGAGCTGCCGGTGGACGTCCAGAGGGCCTCGGGCCAATACCGGATGCCCGACCGGGTCCAGTTTAGGGGCTACGATCCATCCCCCGCATACGACCTGTCCTGGGTGGATGAGGCCCGCCACCTGCTGACCCGATCGGAGCGGCCCCTGCTCCTGGCGGGAGGCGGGGTGGTCAGGGCCTTCGCATTCAATGAGCTGATGGAGCTGGTGGAGGAGACCCGCATCCCGGTGGTCACCACCCTGATGGGCAAGGGCTCCATCTCGGAGAGGCATCCCCTATGTCTTGGCATGGTGGGCATGCACGGCAGCCTGGGCGGGAACTGGGCGGTGACCAACGCGGACGTGATCCTGGCGGTGGGGGTCCGTTTCAGCGACAGGACCACCGGGGACCGGGGCAGCTTCGCCCGGGGGGCGTCGGTGATCCACGTGGACGTGGACCCCTCGGAGTTCGGCAAGAACGTGGCCCCCGCGGTGAGGGGCTGGTGCGACGCCAAGTCCGCCCTGGGGGCCCTGCGCCGGGCCCTGGGGGGCTGGCGGGCCCCCGCTGACTGGGGGGAGGCGATCCTGGGGCACACCGCCCATTCACCCCTTCCCCGGGGGGACGGGATGTCGCATCCATGGGAGGTGATGGAGGCCCTCTCGGAGGTGGCGGGGGGGGGCCTCTACACCACCGAGGTGGGGCAGCACCAGATGTGGGCCGCCATGCACCTGAAGGTGGAGCGCCCCGGGTCCTTCATCACCTCCGGGGGACTCGGGACCATGGGGTTCGGCCTCCCCGCCGCCATGGGGTGCGCCCTGGCCAGCCCCGGCGACCGGGTGATCTGCATCGCCGGGGACGGGAGCCTGATGATGAACGTGCAAGAGCTGGACACCCTAGCCCGGTACAACCTGCCGGTGAAGGTGGTGCTGCTCAACAACCGGTGCCTTGGGATGGTGCGCCAGTGGCAGGAGCTCTTCTTCCAGGAACGCTACTCCAACACCATCTACAACCGGTCCCCGGACTTTCCCTGCCTGGCGGAGGCCATGGGGGTCAGGGGCCTTCGCTGCGAAAGGCCGGGAGAGCTCCGGGGCAGGCTGGAGGAGATGATGGGGTTGGAGGGGCCGTGTCTCCTGGAGGTGCCCATCCCCCAGGAGGACCTGGTGTTGCCCATGGTCCCCGCCGGGGAGCCCCTGGAGCGGGTGCTCACCCACCGGCATCGACTTTGA
- the ilvD gene encoding dihydroxy-acid dehydratase translates to MISEQVKRGPARAPHRALMRASGYTAWEMDRPWIGVVNSYNAIVPGHVHLRELAEAVKGAVYAHGGLPLEFPVIAVCDGIAMGHRGMKYSLPSREVIADSIEIMARAHGLDGLVMIGSCDKVVPAMAMAAARLDIPCVLLSGGPMLAGRVGVEPLDLSQAFEAVGAHSRGMMDSDRLAQVEAACCPGVGSCAGMFTANTMNCLTEALGLALPGNGTVPAVSAERRLLAKESGRVVMELVRRGITARQILTLEAFEDAVAVDMALGGSTNSALHLIAIARSAGVELTLDHFDRISRRVPNLCRLSPAGAHRMEDLNYAGGIRAVMGELLRGGLLKGERITVAGKIREICGLSRADGEVIRSLDNPRSPEGGIAVLKGTLAPMGSVVKRSAVDPSMLVHRGPARVFDSEEMAMEAVIGGHVKEGDVVVIRYEGPKGGPGMREMLSVTAALAGQGLDRSVALVTDGRFSGATRGASVGHVSPEAAEGGPIGLVENGDPIEIDIPNRRIDLMVDEAELARRGRERRTKAPEEDSVALLRFARMTSSGATGAITITKGEGN, encoded by the coding sequence TTGATCAGCGAGCAGGTCAAGCGGGGTCCTGCCAGGGCTCCTCACAGGGCCCTGATGAGGGCCTCGGGCTACACCGCATGGGAGATGGATCGCCCCTGGATAGGGGTTGTAAACTCCTACAACGCCATCGTGCCCGGCCACGTGCATCTGAGGGAGCTTGCGGAGGCGGTCAAGGGGGCGGTCTACGCCCACGGGGGGTTGCCACTGGAGTTCCCGGTGATAGCGGTCTGTGACGGAATCGCCATGGGCCATCGGGGTATGAAGTACTCCCTGCCGAGCCGGGAGGTAATAGCCGATTCAATAGAGATAATGGCCCGGGCCCACGGCTTGGACGGGCTGGTGATGATAGGAAGCTGCGACAAGGTGGTGCCCGCCATGGCCATGGCAGCGGCCCGACTGGACATTCCCTGTGTCCTGCTCAGCGGCGGTCCCATGCTGGCGGGCCGGGTCGGGGTGGAGCCCCTGGACCTGTCCCAGGCCTTCGAGGCGGTGGGGGCCCACTCCCGGGGCATGATGGACTCGGACCGGCTGGCCCAGGTGGAGGCCGCCTGCTGTCCCGGGGTTGGGAGCTGCGCCGGGATGTTCACCGCCAACACCATGAACTGCCTCACCGAGGCCCTGGGGCTTGCCCTGCCGGGCAACGGCACCGTGCCGGCGGTTTCGGCGGAGCGGCGCCTCCTGGCCAAGGAGTCCGGTCGGGTGGTGATGGAGCTGGTCCGGCGGGGTATAACCGCCCGGCAGATACTGACCCTGGAGGCCTTCGAAGACGCGGTGGCGGTGGACATGGCCCTGGGGGGCTCCACCAACTCGGCGCTCCACCTGATAGCCATCGCCCGTTCGGCGGGGGTGGAGCTAACATTGGACCACTTCGACCGAATATCACGACGAGTGCCCAACCTCTGCCGGTTGAGCCCCGCGGGAGCGCACCGAATGGAGGATCTGAACTACGCGGGGGGCATTCGGGCCGTTATGGGGGAGCTGTTGAGAGGCGGGCTTCTAAAAGGCGAGCGGATCACCGTGGCGGGTAAGATCCGGGAGATCTGCGGGCTCTCAAGGGCGGACGGGGAGGTAATACGTTCCCTGGATAATCCGCGATCCCCTGAGGGGGGCATCGCGGTGCTAAAGGGGACCCTGGCCCCCATGGGATCGGTGGTGAAGCGCTCTGCGGTGGACCCATCGATGCTGGTTCACCGGGGCCCCGCCAGGGTTTTCGACTCCGAGGAGATGGCCATGGAGGCGGTGATAGGGGGACACGTAAAGGAAGGGGACGTGGTGGTCATCCGCTACGAAGGTCCCAAGGGAGGGCCGGGCATGCGAGAGATGTTGTCGGTGACCGCCGCCCTGGCGGGACAGGGACTGGACCGGTCCGTGGCCTTGGTGACCGACGGCAGGTTCTCCGGCGCCACCCGAGGCGCATCGGTGGGTCACGTGTCCCCCGAGGCAGCGGAAGGGGGCCCCATAGGGCTGGTCGAGAACGGAGACCCGATAGAGATAGACATCCCGAACCGCCGGATTGACCTGATGGTCGACGAGGCGGAGTTGGCAAGGCGCGGCCGGGAAAGGCGAACCAAGGCTCCGGAGGAGGACTCCGTGGCCCTCTTGAGGTTCGCCAGGATGACCAGCTCCGGAGCCACCGGAGCCATCACCATCACCAAGGGGGAGGGGAACTGA
- the ilvE gene encoding branched-chain-amino-acid transaminase — MLVYVNGELLPKDEAKVSVFDHGYLYGDGVFEGIRAYRGRIFRLKEHLDRLYDSAKAICLSVPLAKEEMREVCVKTCRANGIVDGYIRLVVSRGEGDLGLNPHKAPKPTVVCIAATIQMYPEEMVRRGLNIITAATRRSYGEVLSPQVKSCNYLPNIMAVMEALNAGAQEAVCMSREGYVAECTGDNIFVVKDRVVKTPHPSCGILKGVTRDAVIQLAREMGLEVEEGHLTRYDLYTADEIFLTGTAAEVVPVGRIDGRPVGEVVPGELTMQLREAFQQLVQREGHPIYD, encoded by the coding sequence ATGCTGGTTTACGTTAACGGCGAACTGCTGCCCAAGGATGAAGCCAAGGTATCGGTCTTCGACCACGGCTACCTTTACGGCGATGGGGTCTTCGAAGGGATCCGAGCCTACCGGGGCAGAATCTTCAGGCTCAAGGAGCACCTGGACCGACTCTACGACTCCGCCAAGGCCATATGCCTTTCGGTGCCCCTGGCCAAGGAGGAGATGAGGGAGGTGTGCGTTAAGACCTGCCGGGCCAACGGGATAGTGGACGGCTACATCCGGCTGGTGGTGTCCCGAGGCGAGGGGGACCTGGGGCTTAACCCCCACAAGGCCCCCAAACCAACGGTGGTCTGCATAGCCGCCACCATCCAGATGTACCCGGAGGAGATGGTTAGACGGGGGCTGAACATAATAACCGCCGCCACCCGCAGATCCTATGGAGAGGTGCTCTCACCCCAGGTGAAGAGCTGCAACTACCTGCCAAACATAATGGCGGTGATGGAGGCGCTGAACGCCGGAGCCCAGGAGGCGGTCTGCATGAGCCGCGAGGGATACGTGGCGGAGTGCACCGGGGACAACATATTCGTGGTAAAGGACCGGGTGGTTAAGACACCGCACCCGTCATGCGGGATCCTTAAAGGCGTAACCCGAGACGCGGTGATCCAGCTGGCCCGGGAGATGGGGCTGGAGGTGGAGGAGGGGCATCTTACCCGTTACGATCTCTACACCGCGGACGAGATATTTCTCACCGGCACGGCGGCAGAGGTGGTTCCGGTGGGGCGGATAGACGGCCGTCCCGTCGGGGAGGTCGTCCCCGGGGAGCTGACCATGCAACTCCGGGAGGCCTTCCAACAGCTGGTACAGCGGGAGGGGCACCCCATATACGATTGA
- a CDS encoding Rossmann-like domain-containing protein gives MTQEEFYWDLKAKFEHALSNHGIGNEPVTVTCRALSTEEAIGHTKRRDFPIITGKDVMIQAQFRSSFGQAFTEAPVTFQGTLHQVLSLDLASDPHARGLFVATLNAVMNQLGLCDGTIHCRTDGPELCALDMLNHLRTHHPNERRIALVGYQPAILEALANSEYQVRVLDLDPANVGHTRYGITVEDGIRDYEKVILEYADLILCTGSTVCNGTIVKYLGLNKPVIFFGTSISGAAQLMGLERVCFAHRYV, from the coding sequence ATGACCCAAGAGGAGTTCTACTGGGACCTGAAGGCCAAATTCGAACATGCTCTCTCGAATCACGGGATAGGAAACGAGCCGGTGACCGTCACCTGCAGGGCCCTCTCCACCGAAGAGGCCATCGGACACACCAAGAGACGGGACTTCCCCATAATCACCGGCAAGGACGTGATGATACAAGCCCAGTTCCGATCCAGTTTTGGGCAGGCCTTCACCGAAGCCCCCGTGACCTTCCAGGGAACCCTGCATCAAGTGCTGTCCCTGGACCTCGCATCGGACCCCCACGCCAGGGGCCTCTTCGTCGCCACCCTCAACGCGGTGATGAACCAGCTGGGACTCTGCGACGGAACCATACACTGCAGAACCGATGGGCCGGAGCTATGCGCCCTGGACATGCTGAACCACCTGCGAACCCACCACCCCAACGAACGCCGCATCGCCCTGGTGGGCTACCAACCCGCCATCCTGGAGGCCCTGGCCAACAGCGAATACCAAGTTAGGGTCCTCGACCTGGACCCCGCCAACGTGGGCCACACCCGCTACGGCATCACCGTGGAGGACGGGATCAGGGACTACGAAAAGGTCATCCTGGAATACGCGGATCTGATCCTATGCACCGGAAGCACCGTTTGCAACGGAACCATCGTCAAATACCTGGGGCTCAACAAACCGGTGATCTTCTTCGGCACCAGCATATCCGGCGCGGCCCAGCTTATGGGCCTTGAAAGGGTCTGCTTCGCCCACAGGTACGTCTAA